In Papaver somniferum cultivar HN1 chromosome 1, ASM357369v1, whole genome shotgun sequence, a genomic segment contains:
- the LOC113314019 gene encoding peptidyl-prolyl cis-trans isomerase FKBP15-1-like yields the protein MKMGKMNLFCFFTVALVLVLSSSAFAKSKDVTELQIGVKFKPKTCDIQARKGDRIKVHYRGSLTDGTVFDSSFERGDPIEFELGSGQVIKGWDQGLLSMCVGEKRKLKIPAKLGYGAQGSPPTIPGGATLIFETELVAVNGKPSNAAAETTDDDDIEESDL from the exons ATGAAAATGGGAAAGATGaatctcttttgtttctttacaGTAGCTCTTGTTTTGGTTTTATCTTCGTCAG CTTTCGCTAAATCTAAGGATGTGACGGAGCTTCAGATTGGTGTTAAG TTCAAGCCAAAAACTTGTGACATTCAGGCACGTAAGGGTGATAGGATCAAAGTACACTATCGG GGATCACTTACTGATGGAACCGTTTTCGATTCAAGTTTCGAGAGGGGCGACCCTATCGAATTTGAGCTTGGTAGCGGTCAAGTAATTAAAG GATGGGACCAGGGTCTCCTGAGCATGTGTGTTGGTGAGAAGCGTAAGTTGAAGATACCCGCAAAACTAGGTTATGGTGCCCAGGGTTCCCCACCTACCATTCCAG GTGGAGCAACACTGATTTTTGAAACTGAGCTTGTTGCGGTGAATGGCAAACCGTcaaatgcagcagcagaaaccacaGATGATGACGATATTGAAGAGAGTGACTTATAG